In Dehalobacter sp., the following are encoded in one genomic region:
- a CDS encoding endonuclease/exonuclease/phosphatase family protein — protein sequence MKLRIATFNLENLDFQKTNKEPTLEERIAVMRPQLQRINADILCLQEVNGQEEAGQPRRLLALDELLKDTQYTNFNRVSTMDEGGSQVYDERNLVILSRFEILEHHQYKHRFAPAPLYKIVTAVTDGGEQTAKEITWERPTLHAKIKIGEKIMDVINLHLKSKIPTDIQGQKIDNFTWKTSSGWAEGFFLSSMKRVGQALETRMLIDEIFGEDENAWIVACGDFNADLDDVPVEAIRGRVENTGNGELARRIMLPCEMSIPESARFSLYHQGKGNMLDHLLVSRNMIAFYKGLEVHNELLHDESIAHATDIKFPESDHAPVIAEFEIPDDN from the coding sequence TTGAAACTACGCATAGCAACCTTCAATCTTGAAAATCTGGATTTCCAAAAAACTAACAAAGAACCGACGCTGGAAGAGCGCATTGCAGTTATGCGCCCTCAATTGCAGAGAATTAATGCTGATATTTTATGTCTTCAGGAAGTTAACGGCCAGGAAGAAGCAGGCCAACCGCGCCGTCTTCTGGCTCTGGATGAGCTCCTTAAAGATACACAATATACCAACTTTAACAGGGTATCAACCATGGACGAAGGTGGATCGCAGGTTTACGACGAACGTAATCTTGTTATCCTGAGCCGTTTCGAGATTTTAGAGCATCATCAGTATAAACACCGCTTTGCTCCTGCTCCACTTTACAAAATAGTAACAGCAGTAACGGATGGAGGAGAACAAACCGCAAAAGAAATCACCTGGGAAAGGCCTACTCTTCACGCCAAAATAAAAATTGGGGAGAAAATTATGGACGTCATCAATCTCCATCTAAAATCCAAGATACCTACAGACATTCAAGGCCAGAAAATTGACAATTTCACCTGGAAAACCTCCTCAGGCTGGGCAGAAGGATTCTTCCTTTCTTCTATGAAAAGAGTAGGACAGGCTCTGGAAACCAGAATGTTAATTGACGAAATTTTCGGCGAAGATGAAAATGCCTGGATTGTAGCCTGCGGAGATTTTAATGCGGACTTAGATGACGTGCCTGTAGAAGCCATCAGGGGGAGGGTTGAAAATACAGGCAATGGTGAGCTTGCAAGACGCATTATGTTGCCCTGTGAGATGAGCATCCCTGAGTCCGCACGCTTTTCGCTTTACCACCAGGGAAAAGGGAATATGCTGGACCATCTGCTGGTATCGAGAAATATGATCGCGTTCTATAAGGGTTTAGAGGTACATAATGAACTGCTGCACGACGAATCTATTGCCCATGCGACGGACATAAAATTCCCTGAATCTGACCATGCGCCTGTAATTGCAGAATTTGAAATCCCAGATGACAATTAA